From one Streptomyces sp. N50 genomic stretch:
- a CDS encoding cysteine dioxygenase family protein, giving the protein MNSDSDLQIAGDILEVPHLLQPPREHPATVAEFVGLARSVAADRAQWEHLVEYDATSRWYHRLRTGPGYEVWLLSWVPGQGSGLHDHGRSSGVLTVLDGTLTERTERGTRALGAGAQRVFAPGYVHEVVNDTLEPAISLHVYFPGLTEMPMHTACARRTGSEAVDAVTA; this is encoded by the coding sequence ATGAACAGCGACAGCGACCTCCAGATCGCCGGCGACATCCTCGAAGTCCCGCACCTCCTCCAGCCGCCGCGCGAACACCCCGCCACCGTGGCCGAGTTCGTCGGCCTGGCGCGCTCCGTCGCGGCCGACCGCGCCCAGTGGGAGCACCTCGTCGAGTACGACGCGACGAGCCGCTGGTACCACCGGCTGCGCACCGGCCCCGGCTACGAGGTGTGGCTGCTGTCCTGGGTTCCCGGACAGGGCAGCGGCCTGCACGACCACGGCCGCTCCTCCGGTGTGCTGACCGTCCTGGACGGCACGCTGACCGAGCGCACCGAGCGGGGCACGCGCGCGTTGGGGGCGGGCGCGCAGCGGGTGTTCGCGCCGGGGTACGTCCACGAGGTCGTCAACGACACCCTGGAGCCGGCCATAAGCCTGCACGTCTACTTCCCCGGCCTGACCGAGATGCCGATGCACACGGCATGCGCGCGGCGCACCGGGTCGGAAGCGGTCGACGCCGTGACCGCCTGA